The nucleotide sequence GTTTCGTTGAATGATTCGTGTGTCCTTTGCTTTGCGTATTTAACTTGTATCTATCAACCTTTTACTTCCTTCTTCAATGCTTCTTATGTCTTCATTTGAAGCCGACATTGAATTACTTTTTAGAAAATAATCCAAAATATATGGGCGGTGAATCTAGATTAGCCTAACTAAGCCTAACTAAGACGGtgattttgatgaaaatttATGATCACCTTacctccaaaaacaccaaagtaCTTTACATTCAATGCTACCAGCTTTGAGAGTGAAAAATGGCCTTCGACATCTTTGATAGaatatataatatcgtttgttaaaaaaaaaaacaactcgGATTCGGGTATACTTAGCTTGCAACTACTGAGGGAGACAACAAATTATAAAGCAGTTAAGCGATTCCTGTCGACAACTTTCGCTTGGTTCAGCACGAGACACACCAACGACCACTGAAGAAGAACGCAGAGAGAAAGATCGGAGATCCCAAACTTCTTCTAAGATATTGCGACGACGTCGTCCCAGATCCACGCTCCATAATGTCTTCAACATTCAGTGGCGATGAAACGGCGCCGTTCTTCGGCTTCCTCGGCGCTGCTGCTGCCCTCGTTTTCTCATGTAACCAAACTCTAACTTCAATCTCGCTTTTTCTCTGTGTTTTTCTCTTTGCAATGTCTTTGGCTCCCGAGAAAGTTTAGATCTACTTTGAATTTGATCATCTGCTCCATTCGGCTGTCAATTGAACTTGGTTGTTATAATATCAAGGAAGTAAGTGAAGTTAACTTGGATTTTCTTGCTTAATTTTTGGTTAATTATCATTTGGGACCCTGAAAGTACAAATCTTTTGCTAGAAAGGAGCTAAATGTGACtattattattcatttaatGGTCAGATGATATGCTTTCTGGAGTTTGTTAACATGGATCTCAAACCCCATTACTCAAAAGAGGCTGATTGATCTGTTTCGCTTGGTTTATACATCATATGTTCATGCATTGCCCAAAATTTTAGAATTCCAAATATAGGTTTCGTGTGCTTGATATGACGGCGGCTTCgttggggatttttttttttaaggtatggGAGCTGCCTATGGCACAGCAAAGAGTGGTGTTGGTGTGGCATCCATGGGGGTGATGAGGCCTGAGCTGGTGATGAAATCCATTGTTCCGGTCGTTATGGCTGGAGTTTTGGGTATTTATGGCCTTATTATTGCTGTTATCATCAGTACTGGGATTAACCCAAAGGCCAAGTCATACTACCTCTTTGATGGTTATGCACATCTCTCTTCTGGTCTTGCTTGCGGTCTCGCTGGACTCTCTGCTGGAATGGCAATTGGTATTGTTGGCGACGCTGGTGTAAGGTATAAGTTCTGCCATTTGAGTGCATATGCATATACATAATTGTTTCTTGTTGCTTgctggtgtttttttttattttttatttttttgtatgcTATAGCTAGACGCTAAAAATTAAGTATCATTGGAGTAGATCCTGTACAAATTAGTACCcctttttctgtttcttttcgATTAGTACTGTCCTTTTATCAAAGGCAGATAATAATTAGGGTGGCCATTTATCCTATAAACATGCTTTACAGCAGTGAACAAAGTTGATCTAACTGCACAAATAGCAATGGTGGTCTTTCTTgtttccctttcttttatatGTTTCTTACATCAACTTCTGGGTTATAGAGTTCGTTGGTCAGCTTTTAGTTACTCACTGTCACTATGAACCGAATTACTTAACCTATTGTTAATTCCGGAATTAATATGCAAAACAGATtttcacaacaacaacaaagccttttcccactaagtggggtcggctatatgaatcctagaacgccattgtgctcagttctgtgtcatgtcttccgttagatccaagtactcttaagtcttttcttagggtctcttccaaaattttcctaggtcttcctctagcCCTTTGGCTTTGAACCTCTGTCCTGTAGTCACATCtttgaaccggagcgtcagtacgccttctttgcacatgtctaaACCACCGTAACTagttttctctcatatttccttcaatttcggctactcctactttacctcggatatcctcattcctaatcttatcctttctcgtgtgcccacacatacaacgaagcatcctcatctcctctacacccattttatgtacgtgttgatgcttcacagcccaacattctatgccatacagcatcgccggccttattgacgtcctataaaattttcccttgagcttcagtggcatacggcggtcgcacaacacgccggatgcactcttccacttcatccatccagcttgtattctacggttgaggtctccatctaattctctgttcttttgcaagatagatcctaggtagcgaaagcggtcgctctttggtatttcctgatctccgatcctcacccctaactcattttggcctccatttgcactgaacttgcaaaGCAGATTTTCACCCAAGACTAAATTTAAAGATAAAGAGATTGGTCTGATAGAGGATTATCATTAGTATTGTCATTGTAAACTGGAAATCCAAGGAAGGATATTAAACCTCAGAGTTCATTTTAATATGGAAAGTTGAAGTCCAATACAAGGATAGTAACTTAAAGCTGTGACAGATTAGAACAAAAATCAATGATAAATCTTGGTCTGGAAATGGATAGTGAAAACATTGTAAAATATTCATGGGCTGATAAATTTAATGTTTGTGGCAATGTGAAAAGTTATAAAGTCCAAGGTCAGAATAGTATCTTAACTCTAGTAAAACATATTTCGCTGAATATAGGTCCAAATGTCAATGTATGTTTGAAATGTAAGATGAAAATATCATTCTCAAGAACAACTATTGAGATTGATTCTTATTAGGGCTTGGAATCAGTTGAGATTTAATATTAAAGTTGTCTTTGACAACTAGTATGGTGTTTCGGTATAACTGTAATCTGTAGTGCCCTGAATATGATTCTAATGTCTCATGTGTATCTATCACACTTCTCAGAAAGTAGTAACAGTGACGGAGTTTGTAACTAGTATAATTTGGTAGACAACTGGTATAGTGTTTTACTCTAATTTGGCAGCGTGGGTCAATAGCAGTAAACATGAAAAGATGGCTCGTAAAGTTTTCATGGCTCTGTGAAGCTAGTTTTCATCACTTGAGAGCAGAAGTGCAGAACAACTAAAGTTTTTATTGGTTGTTGTGCTTCATAGATATCCCCTAATCTTTCCTTAAATGTTTCTATGTGATTTGAGATCGATAATCCTCTATAGTCTCCACATGGTAGTCTCGACCTAATTATAATTAGTGAAGCACCTCCGGAGTAACCGAGCTTGTTTTGCAGAGCTAATGCACAGCAGCCAAAACTCTTTGTTGGGATGATCCTCATTCTCATCTTTGCTGAAGCACTGGCCCTGTACGGCCTCATTGTTGGCATCATCTTGTCTTCTCGATCAGGGCAATCCAGAGCGGACTAAGAAGTGACCGTGCATCATTGATTGCTTATTAATAGCACTTCAAGGGGAAAACTTTTGGCTGCTCTCAGGTTGGTGGTTCGGTGCTGCTCGCTGGTTTCGGAAGATTATGTTCGTGCAAGTAACGGCCCCTGCCTAGTAGTTGTAAGATTGAGGTTTTCATTCAACAGAAtaaaagcttttgaagctgttaAGGTTTTTTCATCTTTTGGTGTATTTTTCCGCGAGAAGTATATGACCTGGTATAGATCCATAATTCTAAAACTAGTGCATGTTCATGGATAGAattcacttttatcaaattCACGTTATTGTAGCAATATTATTATAGGAATCAAACTTAAGGTACCTAATTCCTTGTATTTGT is from Malus sylvestris chromosome 5, drMalSylv7.2, whole genome shotgun sequence and encodes:
- the LOC126624679 gene encoding V-type proton ATPase 16 kDa proteolipid subunit, which produces MSSTFSGDETAPFFGFLGAAAALVFSCMGAAYGTAKSGVGVASMGVMRPELVMKSIVPVVMAGVLGIYGLIIAVIISTGINPKAKSYYLFDGYAHLSSGLACGLAGLSAGMAIGIVGDAGVRANAQQPKLFVGMILILIFAEALALYGLIVGIILSSRSGQSRAD